A section of the Enterococcus montenegrensis genome encodes:
- the guaA gene encoding glutamine-hydrolyzing GMP synthase has translation MTNVDHLPTVEKIIVLDYGSQYNQLITRRIREFGVFSELMSHKITAEEVKAINPKGIILSGGPNSVYDEGAFGIDEEILKLGIPVLGICYGMQLITYKLSGKVEPALNKEYGKAELEVTADDAELFVGTPKKQNVWMSHGDLVTQTPAGFEVVATSKDCPIASIQNKEDKIYGIQFHAEVRHSEYGNELLRHFAMDVCQCKGDWSMDNFIEMQIAQIRETVGDKKVLLGLSGGVDSSVVGVLLQKAIGDQLTCIFVDHGLLRKDEGKQVMESLGGKFGLNIIKVDARDRFLDKLKGVSDPEQKRKIIGNEFVYVFDDEATKLAGEEGISFLAQGTLYTDVIESGTETAQTIKSHHNVGGLPEDMQFKLIEPLNTLFKDEVRELGTQLGMPDAIVWRQPFPGPGLGIRVLGELTEEKLEVVRESDAILREEIAAAGLDRDIWQYFTVLPGIRSVGVMGDGRTYDYTVGIRAVTSIDGMTADFARIPWDVLQKISVRIVNEVDHVNRIVYDITSKPPATVEWE, from the coding sequence GTGACAAATGTTGACCACCTGCCGACAGTCGAAAAGATTATCGTTTTGGACTATGGTAGCCAGTACAACCAATTGATTACACGCCGCATTCGTGAATTTGGTGTCTTTTCTGAATTGATGAGCCACAAAATCACCGCAGAAGAAGTCAAAGCCATTAATCCAAAGGGAATTATTCTTTCCGGCGGACCAAACAGCGTTTATGATGAAGGCGCCTTTGGCATTGATGAAGAGATTTTGAAATTGGGAATCCCAGTTCTAGGTATTTGTTACGGCATGCAGCTAATCACTTATAAATTAAGTGGTAAGGTTGAGCCCGCGTTAAACAAAGAATACGGTAAAGCCGAACTAGAAGTAACTGCCGATGACGCAGAACTTTTTGTCGGTACACCTAAAAAACAAAACGTTTGGATGAGCCACGGTGATTTGGTAACACAAACACCAGCAGGTTTTGAAGTTGTAGCAACAAGTAAAGATTGCCCAATCGCTTCTATCCAAAATAAAGAAGACAAAATTTACGGTATCCAATTCCATGCTGAAGTTCGTCACTCTGAATACGGCAATGAATTATTGCGTCACTTTGCAATGGATGTCTGCCAATGTAAAGGCGACTGGTCAATGGATAACTTCATCGAAATGCAAATTGCGCAGATCCGTGAAACTGTCGGTGATAAAAAAGTATTACTTGGATTATCCGGCGGCGTTGACTCTTCTGTTGTTGGCGTCTTATTACAAAAAGCCATTGGGGACCAACTAACGTGTATCTTCGTTGACCACGGTCTTTTACGTAAAGATGAAGGCAAACAAGTAATGGAAAGCCTTGGCGGTAAATTTGGCTTAAACATCATTAAAGTTGATGCTCGCGACCGTTTCTTAGACAAATTAAAAGGTGTTTCTGACCCTGAACAAAAACGTAAAATTATCGGTAACGAATTCGTCTATGTCTTTGATGACGAAGCAACAAAACTTGCCGGTGAAGAAGGTATCTCATTTTTAGCTCAAGGTACTCTTTACACTGACGTCATTGAATCTGGTACTGAAACAGCACAAACCATTAAGTCTCACCACAATGTTGGCGGTCTACCAGAAGATATGCAATTTAAATTAATCGAACCATTAAACACGTTATTCAAAGACGAAGTGCGGGAATTAGGAACACAGCTTGGCATGCCTGACGCTATCGTTTGGCGTCAACCATTCCCAGGCCCTGGTCTTGGCATTCGTGTCTTAGGTGAATTAACCGAAGAAAAATTAGAAGTCGTGCGGGAATCAGATGCTATCTTACGAGAAGAAATCGCCGCAGCCGGCCTTGACCGTGACATTTGGCAATACTTCACTGTCTTACCTGGTATTCGCTCAGTTGGCGTAATGGGAGATGGCCGTACGTATGATTACACTGTCGGTATTCGTGCTGTTACTTCAATCGACGGCATGACAGCAGACTTTGCTCGTATCCCTTGGGATGTCTTACAAAAAATCTCTGTCCGTATCGTCAACGAAGTAGACCACGTAAACCGAATCGTGTACGATATTACCTCTAAGCCACCTGCAACTGTAGAGTGGGAATAA
- a CDS encoding transposase has translation MKAHQHSAGAKKRRTKRSKTTHRYYHGGKTTKIHNLVDGLENPLVFLLTEGQTHDAVSAIKLLKNFDLSRINILVDKAYATKGIHLKRTLRNLGISIGIFKRNVTL, from the coding sequence ATAAAAGCGCATCAACATAGTGCCGGTGCTAAAAAACGCCGTACTAAGCGGAGTAAAACAACGCATAGATATTACCACGGTGGCAAAACAACCAAAATCCATAATTTGGTGGATGGACTAGAAAACCCTCTTGTCTTTCTTTTAACTGAAGGACAAACTCATGATGCAGTTTCAGCAATCAAGCTATTGAAAAACTTTGATCTTTCGAGGATCAACATTCTAGTCGACAAAGCATACGCCACGAAGGGTATTCACCTAAAGAGAACCCTAAGGAACCTTGGGATATCGATTGGAATCTTTAAAAGGAACGTCACCTTGTAG
- a CDS encoding LPXTG cell wall anchor domain-containing protein → MKVKRVQCFSAVLLISLMSGNLFSSQVFASETATSETATSETATSETATSETATSETATSETATSETATSETATSETATLETATSETATSEAATSNEISQKSYAEKKYENVQMNSEPTNDSNINKDTDNDGKLTYFKEVNGYVPKIDEIIEKNVPRGNGECIGDKITKSYTDEVDLNAKSVMDTNLDDYSNNGYLEKVKNPNNHSSTDSSNTDEDLYGPGNLEVQHWQNGPNDATKTQNWRVVFATDYAINNAVLTVTLPYDNVSVTNVTDWVINRYYPAVTNNNNIYTNYLVPLDISFNGNVATINFGNIVGYSAFGMIFSKTFDVPQDFSKDLKVTSARVIGTWKSDELNADSKYIKSSKTEPSIIWQNEVCPIPIDPETPETPETPEIPEIPETPETPEIPETPETPEIPETPETPSKMNVAENQTRITSLSNKVNNNLIEKNTVKATKSHNGDTLPKTGESKSTIFSVIGGIILLGFGSVTILRKKYSLK, encoded by the coding sequence ATGAAAGTTAAAAGAGTTCAGTGTTTCAGTGCGGTTCTTTTAATATCACTTATGTCAGGTAATTTATTTTCTTCACAAGTTTTTGCTTCAGAAACGGCAACTTCAGAAACGGCAACTTCAGAAACGGCAACTTCAGAAACGGCAACTTCAGAAACGGCAACTTCAGAAACGGCAACTTCAGAAACGGCAACTTCAGAAACGGCAACTTCAGAAACGGCAACTTCAGAAACGGCAACTTTAGAAACGGCAACTTCAGAAACGGCAACTTCAGAAGCAGCAACTTCTAATGAAATAAGTCAGAAGTCGTATGCTGAAAAAAAATATGAGAATGTTCAGATGAATTCAGAACCTACTAATGATAGCAATATCAATAAAGATACGGATAATGATGGGAAATTAACATACTTCAAAGAGGTTAATGGATATGTTCCTAAAATTGATGAGATTATCGAAAAAAATGTTCCAAGAGGTAATGGTGAATGTATAGGTGATAAAATAACGAAGTCTTATACTGATGAAGTTGATTTAAATGCAAAAAGTGTTATGGATACTAACTTAGATGATTATTCTAACAATGGATATCTTGAAAAAGTCAAAAATCCTAACAACCACTCTAGTACTGATAGCTCTAATACTGATGAAGATTTGTATGGACCAGGTAATTTAGAAGTTCAGCATTGGCAAAACGGTCCTAACGACGCTACTAAAACTCAAAATTGGAGAGTTGTATTTGCAACAGACTATGCAATTAATAATGCTGTATTAACTGTAACTTTGCCATATGATAATGTCTCAGTGACAAATGTAACGGACTGGGTTATTAATCGATACTATCCGGCTGTAACAAATAATAACAATATATATACTAATTACTTAGTTCCACTAGACATTTCTTTTAATGGTAATGTTGCTACAATTAATTTTGGAAATATAGTAGGTTACAGTGCTTTTGGTATGATTTTTAGTAAAACATTTGATGTTCCGCAGGATTTTAGTAAAGACTTAAAAGTAACATCGGCAAGAGTAATAGGAACTTGGAAGTCAGATGAATTGAATGCTGATTCAAAATATATAAAATCTTCTAAAACAGAACCTTCAATAATTTGGCAAAACGAAGTATGTCCTATTCCAATTGATCCGGAAACACCGGAAACACCGGAAACACCGGAAATACCGGAAATACCGGAAACACCGGAAACACCGGAAATACCGGAAACACCGGAAACACCGGAAATACCGGAAACACCGGAAACACCAAGTAAAATGAACGTAGCAGAAAATCAAACTAGAATAACCTCATTAAGTAATAAAGTGAACAATAATTTAATAGAAAAAAATACTGTAAAAGCTACTAAATCTCATAATGGTGATACTCTTCCTAAGACAGGAGAAAGTAAGTCAACTATTTTTAGTGTTATTGGAGGGATTATTTTATTAGGTTTTGGTTCAGTAACCATTTTACGAAAAAAATATAGTTTAAAATAA
- a CDS encoding replication initiation factor domain-containing protein, with product MNQILRQSNECLIDFLRFSLPDASMEKVADLLGISLSDFTSEKKGSPFPTYDSHYSFADIIIHQSDHHNNLLVNLSGQGCRQYEEYMSSVEGWHWQKFLVTILKAKGTVTRVDLAMDLFDGSSPPVAMLQKYVKNGQLSSQIRYFREVNSGQLQKGVLTGHTLYIGAQPQLLRIYDKKQEIRDKTGEIAQVNEWVRWELELTDHKARQAVEKIAKGTPLNTVIRGIFASHYSFKTKPKGPVNYHNKARWSNMKWWDKFVGGIPKIPLRVIREKPTFSKKKAWLENATSKSLAMIYEAFLQAYGPEQAEVYLRELLATGKEKFTETDQTFIEQKILELENEDSY from the coding sequence ATGAACCAAATACTCCGGCAAAGTAATGAATGTCTGATTGATTTTCTACGCTTTTCATTACCGGATGCTTCAATGGAAAAAGTTGCGGACCTATTGGGAATTTCCCTTTCAGACTTCACTTCGGAAAAGAAAGGGAGTCCTTTTCCCACTTATGATTCTCACTATTCCTTTGCAGATATTATCATTCACCAAAGTGACCACCACAACAATCTGTTAGTAAACTTATCTGGTCAAGGTTGTCGCCAATATGAAGAATATATGTCTAGTGTGGAAGGTTGGCATTGGCAGAAGTTCTTAGTCACCATTCTAAAAGCCAAAGGAACCGTTACTCGTGTCGACTTGGCAATGGATTTATTTGATGGCTCCTCTCCTCCTGTGGCTATGCTTCAAAAATACGTGAAGAATGGCCAACTTAGCTCTCAAATTCGCTACTTTCGAGAAGTGAACAGCGGGCAATTACAGAAAGGTGTTCTGACTGGTCATACCCTCTATATTGGCGCTCAACCTCAACTACTGCGGATTTATGATAAAAAGCAAGAAATCCGCGATAAAACGGGTGAAATCGCCCAAGTCAACGAATGGGTCCGCTGGGAATTGGAATTAACCGATCATAAGGCTCGGCAAGCCGTAGAAAAGATTGCAAAGGGAACGCCACTAAACACGGTAATCCGTGGCATTTTTGCTTCCCATTACAGCTTCAAGACCAAACCCAAAGGACCCGTCAATTATCACAACAAAGCTCGTTGGTCGAACATGAAATGGTGGGATAAATTTGTGGGGGGTATTCCCAAAATCCCCTTACGTGTAATTCGTGAAAAGCCAACCTTTTCCAAGAAGAAAGCATGGTTAGAAAATGCCACTTCGAAATCGCTCGCCATGATTTATGAAGCTTTTCTGCAAGCCTATGGCCCAGAACAAGCAGAGGTCTATTTGAGAGAACTACTAGCCACAGGAAAAGAAAAATTCACGGAAACAGATCAGACCTTTATCGAACAAAAAATATTGGAATTGGAAAATGAGGATTCTTACTAA
- a CDS encoding DUF3173 domain-containing protein: protein MAAFIDKNELMEQGYPKHTAQNIIRQSKEIMVQRGYPFYMNKRVGRVPKEVVESILGCELESEENSNG from the coding sequence ATGGCAGCGTTCATTGATAAAAATGAACTAATGGAACAGGGATATCCAAAACATACGGCACAAAATATCATTAGACAATCAAAAGAAATCATGGTACAACGAGGATATCCATTCTATATGAACAAGCGCGTTGGTCGCGTGCCAAAAGAAGTTGTTGAATCCATTCTAGGTTGTGAACTAGAGTCGGAGGAAAACAGCAATGGCTAA